One genomic segment of Helianthus annuus cultivar XRQ/B chromosome 14, HanXRQr2.0-SUNRISE, whole genome shotgun sequence includes these proteins:
- the LOC110905323 gene encoding uncharacterized protein LOC110905323, which produces MSLGTLPIVLLVIFALSTVALIGSCLFVLWRRRSFHHRSSPAPPIRSRDATVNFFNFEAATKELQYFFRLKPLEPVELDPHDPPVKDTGGSSPDDQVVVDVFKLEEVHGLSRFLSTIKEDKEEVESTPDVDFSIKPVEVEEEDGVGVMVDEEVGHTKTVFSTPCDSPVFFTPVGSPLRDVMEPPVFIVSGP; this is translated from the coding sequence ATGAGTTTAGGTACGCTCCCCATTGTTCTCTTAGTAATCTTTGCACTATCCACCGTTGCCCTCATCGGCTCATGTCTCTTCGTCCTCTGGCGTCGTCGCTCGTTCCATCACCGCTCCTCCCCGGCTCCCCCCATCCGCAGCCGCGATGCAACGGTTAATTTTTTCAACTTTGAGGCTGCAACCAAAGAGCTGCAATACTTCTTCCGGTTGAAACCACTTGAACCGGTCGAACTCGACCCACATGACCCGCCTGTTAAGGACACAGGCGGGTCATCGCCCGACGACCAGGTGGTGGTCGATGTTTTTAAGTTGGAAGAAGTTCATGGATTGTCTAGGTTTCTTTCGACCATCAAAGAAGATAAAGAAGAAGTTGAGTCAACGCCTGACGTTGACTTTTCAATCAAACCGGTGGAGGTGGAAGAGGAAGATGGAGTGGGTGTGATGGTTGATGAGGAGGTCGGACATACGAAGACGGTGTTCTCTACACCGTGTGATTCCCCGGTGTTTTTCACACCAGTCGGATCTCCGTTACGAGATGTTATGGAGCCGCCCGTGTTCATTGTCTCTGGTCCATGA